Proteins encoded by one window of Thermodesulfobacteriota bacterium:
- the ald gene encoding alanine dehydrogenase yields MVIGVPREIKDNEYRVAVVPAGVEELVRDGHRVVVEAGAGSGSGIDDAEYRAAGAEVLGSAAEVWGCAGLVMKVKEPLPAEYPLLRPGQTLFTFLHLAPLPELGRVLLDKGIRAVAYETIQLADGSLPLLAPMSQVAGKMAVQLGAAFLQREKGGMGILLGGVPGTKHGRIVILGGGAVGINAAKVAYGLGAEVVIIDVNHARLSYIDDVFDGKVVTLMSNRRNIREAAATCHMLVGAVLVVGARAPHLVDREVLRGMRPGSVFVDVSIDQGGISPTSRPTSHARPVYTEEGVIHYCVPNIPGSVPMTSTYALTNVTLPYCRKLASADLAGALRADPALARGVNTWDGRVTCGPVADAFGSSCTPLAELLGGVR; encoded by the coding sequence ATGGTCATCGGAGTGCCCAGGGAGATCAAGGACAACGAGTATCGGGTGGCGGTGGTGCCGGCGGGGGTCGAGGAGCTGGTCCGCGACGGGCACCGGGTAGTGGTCGAGGCCGGTGCCGGGTCCGGCAGCGGGATCGACGACGCCGAGTACCGGGCCGCCGGTGCGGAGGTCCTGGGCAGCGCCGCCGAGGTGTGGGGCTGCGCCGGCCTCGTGATGAAGGTCAAGGAGCCCCTGCCGGCCGAGTACCCCCTCCTGCGCCCGGGGCAGACGCTCTTTACCTTCCTCCACCTGGCCCCGCTCCCCGAGCTCGGCCGGGTCCTCCTGGACAAGGGGATTCGGGCGGTGGCCTACGAGACGATCCAGCTCGCCGACGGAAGCCTCCCCCTGCTGGCGCCCATGAGCCAGGTGGCGGGAAAGATGGCCGTGCAGCTCGGAGCGGCCTTCCTGCAGCGGGAAAAGGGGGGGATGGGCATCCTGCTGGGAGGCGTGCCCGGCACCAAGCACGGGCGCATCGTCATCCTCGGGGGCGGAGCGGTGGGGATCAACGCCGCCAAGGTGGCCTACGGGCTCGGCGCCGAGGTGGTCATCATCGACGTCAACCACGCCCGCCTGTCCTACATCGACGACGTCTTCGACGGCAAGGTGGTCACCCTGATGTCGAACCGGCGCAACATCCGTGAGGCCGCCGCCACCTGCCACATGCTCGTGGGGGCCGTGCTCGTGGTGGGCGCGCGGGCGCCCCACCTGGTGGACCGGGAGGTGTTGCGCGGGATGAGGCCGGGGAGCGTGTTCGTGGACGTGTCCATCGACCAGGGGGGCATCAGCCCCACCAGCCGCCCCACGAGCCACGCCCGCCCCGTGTACACCGAGGAGGGGGTGATCCACTACTGCGTTCCCAACATCCCCGGCTCGGTGCCCATGACAAGCACCTACGCCCTCACCAACGTGACCCTGCCGTACTGCCGCAAGCTCGCCTCCGCCGACCTGGCCGGCGCCCTGCGCGCGGATCCGGCGCTCGCCCGGGGCGTCAACACCTGGGATGGCCGCGTCACCTGCGGCCCCGTGGCCGACGCCTTCGGATCCTCCTGCACGCCGCTGGCTGAGCTCCTGGGCGGGGTGCGTTGA